In the Acomys russatus chromosome 13, mAcoRus1.1, whole genome shotgun sequence genome, one interval contains:
- the LOC127196986 gene encoding vomeronasal type-1 receptor 54-like, which translates to MNKISDLSHYTKIRNTLYSEAAIGISGNSFLLLFHFFMFIRGQKPRLTDPPIRLLSLIHILMLLVMSLVATDIFMLWKRWDDTTCKFVFFLYRLLRSLSLCATSMLSILQAITLSPRSSCLAKFKRKSPYHMLGYLLFLSIVYSSISSHLVIYVTATPNLTSPNFAILTQSCCLLPMNYYVRIAFYILLTLRDAIFIGFLVLSSVYMVTCLSRHKKQSHFLHSSSLSHKSSPEQRAMQTILCLMSFFVVIYTLDSVTSFLRTPGHDLMLDFISILIGHCYATVSPFLVLSTETRVVLLLK; encoded by the coding sequence atgaataaaatcagtgATCTGTCCCATTACACTAAAATAAGAAACACTCTTTATTCTGAAGCTGCAATTGGGATCTCAGGCaacagcttccttcttctcttccactTCTTCATGTTCATTCGTGGCCAGAAACCCAGACTCACTGATCCACCCATCAGGCTCTTGTCCCTAATCCACATACTGATGCTGCTAGTCATGAGTTTAGTAGCCACAGACATTTTTATGCTATGGAAGAGATGGGATGACACCACATgcaaatttgttttcttcttgtacaGACTTCTTAGGAGCCTCTCTCTTTGTGCCACCAGCATGCTCAGCATCCTCCAGGCCATCACCCTCAGTCCCAGAAGCTCCTGTCTAGCAAAGTTCAAACGTAAATCTCCATACCATATGTTAGGTTACCTTCTTTTTCTGAGCATCGTCTATTCATCCATTAGCAGTCACCTTGTAATATATGTAACTGCCACCCCTAATTTGACTTCACCTAATTTTGCAATCCTCACTCAATCTTGTTGTCTTCTGCCCATGAATTACTATGTCAGGATCGCATTTTATATATTACTAACCCTCAGAGATGCCATCTTTATAGGTTTCTTGGTCCTCTCCAGTGTGTACATGGTGACTTGCCTAAGCAGACATAAGAAACAGTCCCACTTTCTCCATAGCAGCAGCCTTTCCCACAAATCATCTCCAGAACAAAGAGCTATGCAGACCATTCTGTGCCTCATGAGTTTCTTTGTGGTCATATACACTTTGGACAGCGTTACCAGCTTCTTAAGAACACCAGGTCATGATCTTATGTTAGATTTTATATCAATTCTCATAGGCCATTGCTATGCCACAGTCAGTCCTTTTTTGGTTCTCAGTACTGAAACACGTGTGGTTCTCCTTTTGAAATGA